Below is a window of Pseudodesulfovibrio sp. 5S69 DNA.
CAAGGTCACCCAGCTCGACTACCAGGCGGGCGACGAGGCCGGGATCAAGTCCGTGACCTTGCAGATCGAAGGGCTCTTCGCCTACGGGCTGCTCAAGGGCGAGACCGGCGTGCACCGGCTGATCCGCATCTCCCCCTTCGACTCCTCGGGACGGCGGCACACGTCGTTCGCCTCGGTGGACGTCTACCCGGACATGGACGACGACATCGAGATCGAGGTCCGGGACGAGGACCTGCGCATCGACACGTTCCGGTCCAGCGGGCCCGGCGGCCAGTCCGTGAACAAGACCAGTTCGGCCGTGCGCATCACCCACATCCCCACGGGCATCGTGGCACAATGCCAGAACGAGAAGTCCCAGCACCGCAACAAGGCCACCGCCCTGCGGCTGGTCAAGGCCCGGCTGTACGAACGCGAGTTGAAAAAGATCGAGGAAAGCCGCAGACAGGATTACCAGGCCAAGGAAGCCATCGCCTGGGGAAGCCAGATACGGACATATACCCTGCAACCGTATCGTTTGGTCAAGGACCACCGGTCCAACAGCGAAAGCGGCAACGTGGACGCCTTTCTGGACGGCGATCTGGACGAAATGATCCGAAACTACTTATTATTCATCCATGCCCACGGACAAAAAAATTAAATTCCCCGAGAACGAACTCGCATCGGAACTGACCGCGCTCCAGAAGGAGCTGTGCGAATATTCCAAGGGGATCGACGAGAAGCTCGAACAGGCGGTCTGGGTCTTCCGGCTCATCCAAGGGGTCTCCTGCGAGGAGTGGGAGTCCATCGCCGCCCGGCGCGATCTCGGCCAGTGGCTCTCCCTGCCCATCAACGGCGACGCCTATCCGCACTTGAAGCGGTTCCAGGAGACCCTGGAGAAGTTGGCCTACCAGACCGACCACGACCCGCTCACCGAGTTGGCCAACCGGCGGGCCTTCGACCGCATTCTCGATATCGAGATCGAACGGTCCAAGCGCGCCCGCACTCCGCTCTCCCTGGCCATCCTGGATCTGGACGACTTCAAGCGCGTCAACGACACCTACGGCCATCAAAAGGGCGACGAGGTCCTGAGCACCTTTGCCAGGCACCTCAAGGCCAACACCCGGCGCTACGACCTGGCGGCCCGCTTCGGCGGCGAGGAATTCGCCCTGATCATGGCCGGGTCCGGCCTGGTCAAGGCCCAGCGGCTCTTGAGCCGCCTGCTCAACGAGTTCAAGCAAATCGAATTCAGCACCCCGGACGGGGACGAAACCTTTCACGTCACCTGTTCCGTCGGTCTCACCTGCTACAAGGGGAGCGTGAGCATCACGGACAAGGAACTGATCGAGCTGGCCGATGGCGCGCTTTACGAGGCCAAGGCTGCCGGCAAGGATCAGGTCAAGGTCTCCAGGCTCGCTTTTGCGGACAACGTCTCGAACGAGACCCTGGTGCACGCCAACGAAAAGCAGTTCCTGTTCGGCGGGAAATAACGGAGACGGACAATGAACCATAACAATACACTCAGTCTCTCGATCATGAGCGGCAAGGGCGGAGTCGGCAAGACCAACATCGTGCTCAACCTGGGCTATGCCCTGCACGCCATGAACATCACGTCCATGCTCATGGACTGCGACCTCGGGCTGGCCAATCTCGACGTCCTGCTCGGCATATCCCCGGACCGCAACCTGCACGACCTGCTGCAGACCGGCGTGGACGCCGAGGATGTGCTCGTGTCCATCGAGGACGGCTTCGACATGCTCCCGGCCACCAGCGGCGTGCCGGAGCTGGTCGAGATGGACGAAGACCTGCAGGACATCCTGTTCAAGAAGCTCATCAACATCGCGGGAGAGTATGATTTTCTCATGCTCGACCTCGGGGCGGGTATCAGCCACACGGTCCTGTCCCTGGCGGCCCTGACCCAGCTGCGCGTGGTGGTGGTCACCCCCGAACCCACCTCCCTGACCGACAGCTACGCCATGATCAAGGTCCTGGCCACCCAGCACGGCATCAAGGACTTCCTGGTCCTGGTCAACCAGGCCATCAGCGCCAAGGAGGCCAACCAGACTTTTGACCGGCTCAACGCCGCGTGCATGAATTTCCTGAACATAGAGCTGCGCAACCTGGGCTTCGTGCACCAGGACCGCACCCTGGTGGAGTCGGTCCGCCGCCAGACCCCGCTCATGAAATTCGCCCCGCAGGCAACGGCCAGCAAGGATATTGTCGGCATAGCCAAGAAGCTCATCCGCTACCGAGAGGACAACCGCGAGCGCATCGGCGGCCGCCCCATTCTGAAAGATTTTCCTTCGGAATGAAATTCGAGAAATAATGGTTGACGAAAAGAGTTATTTTTCGGCATAGTTAGTGAGAATTTCGGAAGTGATTCCTTTTTTGTTACCTCACAGGGCCAATACCGGAACCTGCGGGAAACATATGTTTCAGGGGGAACATCATGAATAAGAGCGAATTGATCAAGGCTCTGTCAGAACAGAAAAAAATGCACGTCGACGAGGCCACCAAGGTGGTCGGCGCCTTCGTGGACTCCGTCAAGGAAGCCCTTCTGCGCGGCGACCGTGTGGAGATTCGCGGTTTTGGCAGCTTCAAGATCAAGGACTACGAGGGCTACACCGGTCGCAATCCCAAGACCGGGACGGTCGTCCAGGTCAGACCCAAGAAACTTCCTTTCTTTCGTCCTGGAAAAGAGTTGAAGGAATACATCAACCAGTAGGATGCGACGACTCACATACTGCCTGTTTCTGGCGACCCTGATCCTTGCGTGCGGCGACGCCCGTGCGCAGGGTTCTGTCCTGACCATCCTTTACTCGGCGAATACGTATGGCACGGTGCGGCCATGCCCTACCTGAGGCGGCAAGACCCTCGGAGGGGTGGCCCGTCGGGCCACGTATTTTATGGACAATCAACATACCGACGCTCCCAGGTTGCTGGTTTCCGGCGGCTGGGAATATTTTCGCCCCAACGGCAACCCCGGGCTGACCAAGACCATGGTCGCCCTGAGCAAGGCCTTCAACGCCATGCACTACGACGTGGGATTGCTCACCGAACGGGAGGCCGGAGCCCTGGCCGAGGACGGCGTACCCCGCTGGCCCTGGCAGAAGACGGCCGAGGAGGCCCCCTTCACCGTGCTGGAGATAGCGGGCGGCCGCAAAGTCGGCTTCCTGCGCTACCCGTCCCTGCCCCAGGACGCCGAAAAGCCGTCCGAGGCCATGGTCGCCAAGCTCTCCAGGGCGATCAAGGCCGACCGGGACAAGGTGGACCTGCTCATCGCTCTGTGCGACTGGGGCTGGGTGGCGGAAAGCGACTACCTCAAGTCGAATCCGGCCCAGGTCCCGGACATGCTCTTCGGCAGCGGAGGCGGCTCCGGCATCAACGGGCGCGTCCAGGCCGACGGCCGCTGTCTGTGGGTCCGGCCCTACGACAAGGGCCGCAGCCTGGCCGAAGTGAACGTCCTGCAATGGCCGAAAAGAGAAAATTCATTTGCGTGGGAAGAAGCGAAGAATTATACATCAGCTTCCGTAGGTATGAACGACGCGATCAAGGATGATCCGGAAATCGATGCTCTTTTTCAATAAAGCGGCTTTGTTTTCGGATGGATATGTATACTTCAGGAGGAGATGACGATGGAATTACGAGGAGCTTTCACCGCTCTCTCGACGCCCTTCAAGGATGGCGAGGTCGACGAGTCGACCTACCGCGATTTCATTGAATGGCAGATCGAGCAGGGTATTGACGGCCTGGTGCCGTGCGGCACCACCGGCGAAGCGGCGACCATGTCCCACGAGGAACAGGGACGGGTCATCAAAATCTGCGTCGAGCAGACAAAAGGCCGCGTACCGGTCATCGCCGGAGCCGGATCCAACTCCACCAAGGAAGCCATCGAGCTGACCAAGATGGCCAAGGATGCCGGCGCCGATGCCACCCTGCAGATCACGCCCTACTACAACAAACCCACGCCCGGCGGCCTGGTGGCCCACTTCAAGGCCATCG
It encodes the following:
- the prfB gene encoding peptide chain release factor 2 (programmed frameshift), yielding MLEYPELKAASADLIEQYESLWGRLDYAETKGRLDEIEKELSKPGAWDNPEALTPMLKEKSQLTTKLDMYDGLSEAREDLDAWLELAHEDPEEESLSALSAQVALLRERLAGTELATMFAFEHDKGNAILEIHPGAGGVESQDWAEMLLRMYNRYAERKGFKVTQLDYQAGDEAGIKSVTLQIEGLFAYGLLKGETGVHRLIRISPFDSSGRRHTSFASVDVYPDMDDDIEIEVRDEDLRIDTFRSSGPGGQSVNKTSSAVRITHIPTGIVAQCQNEKSQHRNKATALRLVKARLYERELKKIEESRRQDYQAKEAIAWGSQIRTYTLQPYRLVKDHRSNSESGNVDAFLDGDLDEMIRNYLLFIHAHGQKN
- a CDS encoding GGDEF domain-containing protein, whose protein sequence is MPTDKKIKFPENELASELTALQKELCEYSKGIDEKLEQAVWVFRLIQGVSCEEWESIAARRDLGQWLSLPINGDAYPHLKRFQETLEKLAYQTDHDPLTELANRRAFDRILDIEIERSKRARTPLSLAILDLDDFKRVNDTYGHQKGDEVLSTFARHLKANTRRYDLAARFGGEEFALIMAGSGLVKAQRLLSRLLNEFKQIEFSTPDGDETFHVTCSVGLTCYKGSVSITDKELIELADGALYEAKAAGKDQVKVSRLAFADNVSNETLVHANEKQFLFGGK
- a CDS encoding MinD/ParA family protein, with translation MNHNNTLSLSIMSGKGGVGKTNIVLNLGYALHAMNITSMLMDCDLGLANLDVLLGISPDRNLHDLLQTGVDAEDVLVSIEDGFDMLPATSGVPELVEMDEDLQDILFKKLINIAGEYDFLMLDLGAGISHTVLSLAALTQLRVVVVTPEPTSLTDSYAMIKVLATQHGIKDFLVLVNQAISAKEANQTFDRLNAACMNFLNIELRNLGFVHQDRTLVESVRRQTPLMKFAPQATASKDIVGIAKKLIRYREDNRERIGGRPILKDFPSE
- a CDS encoding HU family DNA-binding protein, with protein sequence MNKSELIKALSEQKKMHVDEATKVVGAFVDSVKEALLRGDRVEIRGFGSFKIKDYEGYTGRNPKTGTVVQVRPKKLPFFRPGKELKEYINQ
- a CDS encoding UshA-like (seleno)protein family 2 — its product is MRRLTYCLFLATLILACGDARAQGSVLTILYSANTYGTVRPCPTUGGKTLGGVARRATYFMDNQHTDAPRLLVSGGWEYFRPNGNPGLTKTMVALSKAFNAMHYDVGLLTEREAGALAEDGVPRWPWQKTAEEAPFTVLEIAGGRKVGFLRYPSLPQDAEKPSEAMVAKLSRAIKADRDKVDLLIALCDWGWVAESDYLKSNPAQVPDMLFGSGGGSGINGRVQADGRCLWVRPYDKGRSLAEVNVLQWPKRENSFAWEEAKNYTSASVGMNDAIKDDPEIDALFQ